GTTCCAAGCATAATCAGGATCATGTCGATGGGCTTGTGGCTTCTCAGAACCGCTGGCAGATAAGCCAGTCCGTTCAGGAAACACCCCTCGATGGGATCATCATGTAGCGTAGTGCGGCCGGGCAGGCCTTCTTCGATGACCTGCCATGAGGTGCCCGTTTGTTTTTGCAGGCGCTGCGGCCATCTGATCCCGGCATCGAACCGGTTACCGCCGGAAATGTCCGCCATGGGCGAGGTACCGTGGGTGTTGCTGTCGCCGAAGCAGACCAGGGTTTTCATGACAAAACTTCCTCTCATATTGTTGTTCGGCTGAGAAAATATCAATTCCCAAATGACTTGATGTTATATCCTCAAATACAGTTGGGGGTCAGGCCGTTCCCCTGACCGGGCGGTCATTGGCGATGTTGAACGTCATGCCGTCAAGGAGTTCAGCCAGATCCGGGCGCGCCGCCGGTCCGTTGGAGATATCGACTAGCATCAGGGATCCGTCCGGGCGGATACCGAATGCGCCGGGTTCTGAAAACAGACCTGTTGTTTCCGCTTCCGAGAGAGGCTCGGAGACATAAAGTCCAAGCTGGCGCATCTGCGCCTCACTCATACCGTAGCAAAGATCGAAACTCCAGCCGAACTCCTCCTTGTCCGCCAGCGCTTTCTCTTCGCTGTCGGCGGAAACGACGACGACGTCCAAAATGTCCGTCCAGTCGGAAAGTGTGTCATTCAATTTATTCAGGAAGCGTTTGCAGCGCGGGCAATGTTTGCCGCGGTAGACAAACAGCATCGTCCAGCGGTCCTTTTCCCCGCCGATGGTAATCGTCCTGCTTTCTCCTGCAATGGGAAATTCGAATTCTCCGATTGGAGTGCCTGCTTGTGGTTTTCCCGAATTCATCTGTCACCTCTGACATTATCCTTGATGTGGTAAGA
The Parvularculales bacterium DNA segment above includes these coding regions:
- a CDS encoding redoxin domain-containing protein, translating into MNSGKPQAGTPIGEFEFPIAGESRTITIGGEKDRWTMLFVYRGKHCPRCKRFLNKLNDTLSDWTDILDVVVVSADSEEKALADKEEFGWSFDLCYGMSEAQMRQLGLYVSEPLSEAETTGLFSEPGAFGIRPDGSLMLVDISNGPAARPDLAELLDGMTFNIANDRPVRGTA